Proteins encoded by one window of Bactrocera oleae isolate idBacOlea1 chromosome 4, idBacOlea1, whole genome shotgun sequence:
- the Sobp gene encoding sine oculis-binding protein homolog A: MSKKTSPLSVGTKIKAKTATLETANHTRTTTGAVEITPSSSLNTAPRDISATAAMQAVKIKKELPSDEIKEFAENTMNELLGWYGFDGVDRLDLSTKTSRLLQSAAVAQANNAALTAANSNCANNNNSSASNSGMSQQQRHCMEKRRSRSRAATLLQLQQQQNEHMRNINNNTNNSNSNANNKNSSSRKITLSCGGGNYHTGNRANASGLSGVSGGGAGGGCESTTSDHDTRSSREEDSKSPISAGKNTTLEEKIDLLNCCWCRRPVPENAPEFLTTTDGPRYCSESCFTQSRRASFKKAKTCDWCKHVRHAISYVDFQDGASQLQFCSDKCLNQYKMQIFCKETQAHLDMNPHLREQGLEAVASGNGAGLITPDLWLRNCRSRSASPASTISVSPGPQGAAVITAQNVGMATGSSSSPASSAASNVGHSTVPPHKPMISVAPVSKLMSKSVGMLSSATVPTSNRVSPKHNRKKRPLRSSLSGSANAHAELSSACMKGNHMTREGSSLSGSAATNTSNLIGKCKSMLSGSGNNSLRTSPGVHMPVPGASGSCGKTGASVLNQFAGSSVQDLHMSVPPLSPMLEQQSPSHVLPSHPLSSARCGTNIPPAFFATTTSGQPPNNAGPHQQIPHGAFPPHHPPFLPNPGAPTVPGLLPRFFGAGGFPAFPLPPHVVQTPPDVMGGLGLGALLGAPPPVTVMVPYPIVIPLPIPIPVPLPVMDFYKAYLSPEERSKLKEKEASEAKKDTLRSNTADDEADAETGLENSDCEQKIEVGEETVNEEPLDFTKTKNCTQAQHIETQNEEIGTVSVHSVEDTACSLKRALSDEQLTTTTILSPATPVTPTTNTTTITAVTPSPDRSPCSPATSCKATHCIVRSDESGAIRHELNTDPNQAGGAIGDCDDAKQKLPKFKITRLQTKRTLLQTKESPSTPTTSAAECSRPLRKRKRIIDCDFQKLALKELTSADGDGEENADLHSEEADPKTTGTSLSTIACNNNTKAQSKK, translated from the exons GAATTCGCCGAGAACACAATGAACGAGTTGCTCGGCTGGTACGGGTTCGATGGTGTGGATCGCCTGGACTTGTCAACGAAAACCAGCCGCCTGCTGCAATCCGCGGCAGTTGCACAAGCGAACAATGCGGCGCTGACTGCTGCTAATAGCAActgcgccaacaacaacaactccagCGCCAGTAACAGCGGCATGAGCCAACAACAGCGACATTGCATGGAGAAGCGGCGTAGTCGCAGTCGAGCTGCTACCTTGctgcaattgcaacagcaacagaaCGAACATATGCgcaacattaacaacaacaccaacaatagcaatagcaatgcgaacaacaaaaatagcagcAGTAGAAAAATTACGCTTAGTTGTGGCGGCGGAAATTATCACACCGGCAACAGAGCTAACGCCAGCGGTTTATCTGGTGTCAGTGGCGGTGGTGCTGGTGGCGGCTGTGAAAGCACAACATCCGACCACGATACGCGCAGTTCACGTGAGGAGGATTCAAAGAGTCCGATTTCAGCGGGCAAAAATACAACTCTGGAGGAGAAAATCG ACCTGCTGAACTGCTGTTGGTGTCGTCGTCCGGTACCCGAAAACGCACCCGAGTTTCTCACCACCACCGATGGGCCGCGTTACTGCTCGGAATCCTGCTTTACACAATCAAGACGCGCCTCCTTTAAGAAAGCCAAAACTTGTGATTGGTGCAAGCACGTGCGACATGCCATCAGTTATGTGGACTTTCAAGATGGTGCTTCGCAGCTGCAATTTTGCTCCGATAAATGTCTGAATCAGTATAAAATGCAGATTTTCTGCAAAGAGACACAAGCGCATCTGGACATGAATCCTCATCTGCGTGAACAAGGTCTGGAAGCGGTGGCGTCCGGCAATGGTGCTGGTCTCATTACGCCAGACTTGTGGCTGCGCAATTGTCGTAGTCGTTCGGCATCGCCAGCATCGACAATATCCGTTTCTCCAGGCCCACAAGGTGCCGCCGTGATTACAGCGCAAAATGTTGGCATGGCCACTGGCTCTTCATCTTCTCCAGCTTCTTCGGCAGCGTCAAATGTGGGGCACTCTACAGTGCCTCCACATAAGCCCATGATCTCGGTGGCGCCTGTCTCGAAACTCATGTCGAAGAGTGTCGGCATGTTGAGCTCTGCAACGGTGCCTACATCGAATCGCGTCTCACCGAAACACAATCGCAAAAAGCGACCATTGCGCTCCAGTTTAAGTGGCAGCGCTAACGCACATGCCGAATTATCTTCCGCCTGCATGAAGGGAAATCATATGACACGTGAGGGCAGTAGTTTGAGTGGCTCAGCCGCTACTAATACATCCAACTTGATAGGCAAGTGTAAATCAATGTTGAGCGGCAGCGGTAACAACAGCTTGCGCACAAGTCCAGGCGTGCATATGCCAGTGCCTGGTGCAAGTGGAAGTTGCGGAAAGACAGGTGCATCTGTGTTAAACCAATTCGCTGGTTCAAGCGTACAGGATCTTCATATGAGTGTACCACCATTGTCACCAATGTTGGAACAACAAAGTCCGTCCCATGTGCTGCCATCACATCCGTTGAGTAGCGCACGTTGCGGTACAAATATACCACCGGCGTTCTTCGCCACGACTACAAGCGGTCAACCCCCTAACAATGCTGGACCACATCAGCAAATACCACACGGTGCATTCCCGCCACATCATCCACCCTTTCTACCAAATCCTGGAGCGCCCACAGTACCTGGTTTACTGCCGCGATTCTTCGGCGCTGGCGGTTTTCCTGCATTTCCGTTGCCCCCGCATGTGGTGCAAACGCCGCCTGACGTGATGGGCGGTTTGGGGCTTGGCGCCTTGCTAGGTGCGCCTCCACCAGTTACAGTTATGGTGCCATATCCCATAGTTATACCGCTACCCATACCCATACCGGTGCCACTGCCAGTGATGGACTTTTACAAAGCTTACTTGTCCCCCGAAGAGCGCAGCAAACTAAAGGAaaaagaagcaagtgaagccaAGAAAGATACGTTGAGGTCAAATACTGCGGATGATGAGGCAGACGCTGAAACTGGATTGGAAAATAGTGATTGCGAACAAAAAATTGAAGTTGGCGAAGAAACCGTCAACGAAGAGCCGTTAGATTTCACTAAAACAAAGAACTGTACGCAAGCGCAGCATATTGAGACCCAAAATGAAGAAATCGGTACGGTTTCTGTGCATTCGGTTGAAGACACCGCATGCAGTCTTAAACGCGCCTTGTCCGACGAGCAATTGACAACGACAACGATATTGTCACCGGCAACACCAGTCACCCCAACGACCAACACAACTACCATCACCGCCGTTACACCATCGCCGGACCGTTCTCCATGCTCACCAGCCACGTCTTGCAAAGCCACGCATTGCATTGTACGTTCAGATGAATCGGGAGCAATCAGACACGAACTAAACACAGATCCAAATCAAGCTGGTGGTGCTATCGGCGATTGTGACGATGCTAAACAAAAATTACCGAAATTTAAGATAACGCGACTACAAACGAAGCGCACGCTCCTACAAACCAAAGAATCACCCAGCACGCCCACCACTTCGGCGGCTGAATGCAGCCGACCATTGCGAAAGCGTAAACGCATAATCGATTGCGATTTTCAAAAGTTAGCTCTTAAAGAGTTGACGTCAGCAGATGGCGATGGCGAAGAAAACGCGGACTTGCATAGTGAGGAAGCTGATCCCAAAACGACAGGAACCAGTTTATCAACAATAGCGTGCAATAATAATACTAAAGCCCAAAGCAAAAAGTAG
- the mre11 gene encoding double-strand break repair protein MRE11, translated as MSEEVNAEDVLRILVATDNHLGYAEKNAVRGDDSFVTFEEILQMAVQEDVDFILLGGDLFHDAVPSQNTLNNCMKLLRRYTFGDKPIGIEMLSDQAVNFHNAINETVNYEDPNLNVAIPVFSIHGNHDDPSGFGQLSSLDLLSTSGLINYFGRWTDLTKVTINPLLMRKGETQLALYGLSHIHDARLRRLFEDFKVNIACPGPEEGEWFHLMVLHQNHADRGPKSNIPEEILPEFLHLVIWGHEHDCHINPNFNATRNFFVSQPGSSVATSLAEGEALKKYVGLLEIHKTRFQMNPLPLQTIRPFIFDSVDLSQMTEELKLDEGDVQNKVIAMAKERVENMIIKAKEQFTGHPKQPQLPLIRLRIIFSNEEQMFNAIRFGQSYNEKVANPADMIHFKKVVRRAKGEYSEYDNDALRCALDNIQVDVDNEMKIENFIERYFQEIPAKRRLKILSPQILAEMCNRIVEKGDVTAAEGIIKHCKEKALEHLLETLPADDKIEETLEAFNTKLSLDDVLKSLDKTSSKVKANTSSLSSTSTLSKSRQSTQVRNMSTALNTNNSDSDVEPLAKKAPKQQSKTTKNLYLDDSDDSDMEVAPQPTKGTKAARERKTTKVETNTKTTAGRGRGRGRGRGAAAAPTRSTRQALDVSINSTRSSLLDSLANARAKRGTKGTQVIDISDSE; from the exons ATGAGCGAGGAAGTAAATGCTGAAGACGTGCTGCGCATATTGGTGGCAACTGACAATCACTTAGGCTATGCAGAGAAAAATGCGGTGCGCG GAGACGATAGCTTTGTAACTTTTGAAGAAATACTTCAAATGGCTGTGCAGGAAgatgttgattttattttactcgGAGGCGATTTATTTCATGATGCAGTTCCCAGCCAAAACACACTGAACAA cTGCATGAAATTACTACGGCGCTACACATTTGGTGACAAACCGATTGGCATTGAAATGCTTAGTGATCAGGCGGTGAATTTCCACAACGCCATCAATGAGACTGTCAACTATGAGGATCCAAATCTTAATGTAGCTATACCTGTGTTTTCCATACATGGCAACCATGATGATCCCAGCGGTTTTGGACAACTTAGCTCGCTTGATTTACTCTCGACAAGtggattaataaattattttggacGTTGGACTGATCTCACAAAAGTAACTATTAATCCTTTACTAATGCGCAAAGGTGAAACACAATTAGCATTGTATGGACTGAGTCATATACACGATGCACGTTTGCGACGACTATTTGAGGATTTTAAAGTCAATATTGCGTGTCCAGGTCCCGAGGAAGGTGAATGGTTTCATTTGATGGTTTTGCATCAGAATCATGCTGATCGCGGTCCAAAAAGTAATATTCCAGAAGAAATCCTACCTGAGTTTTTGCATTTAGTTATTTGGGGTCACGAACACGATTGCCATATAAATCCTAATTTTAATGCGACAcgaaacttttttgttagcCAACCGGGTTCATCTGTTGCCACTTCGCTAGCTGAGGGCGAGGCGCTCAAGAAATATGTGGGTTTGTTGGAAATACATAAAACGCGTTTCCAAATGAATCCGTTACCATTACAAACCATACGCCCATTTATTTTTGATTCGGTCGATTTGTCTCAAATGACGGAAGAACTAAAGCTGGATGAAGGAGATGTACAAAATAAAGTTATAGCTATGGCAAAGGAGCGCGTTGAAAATATGATAATAAAGGCAAAGGAGCAATTCACCGGACATCCAAAACAACCGCAATTACCGCTTATACGTCTGCGTATCATCTTTTCAAATGAGGAGCAAATGTTTAATGCGATACGCTTCGGTCAGTCGTACAATGAAAAG GTAGCCAATCCAGCAGATATgatacattttaaaaaagtagTAAGGCGTGCCAAGGGCGAGTATTCGGAATATGACAATGACGCTTTGCGTTGTGCCTTAGATAACATTCAAGTG GATGTggacaatgaaatgaaaatcgagAATTTCATTGAgcgatattttcaagaaattccAGCCAAACGCCGGTTAAAAATTCTATCGCCACAAATCTTGGCAGAAATGTGCAATCGTATTGTGGAGAAGGGGGATGTAACCGCAGCTGAGGGTATTATAAA ACACTGCAAAGAAAAAGCGTTGGAGCACCTATTGGAGACCCTACCAGCTGATGACAAAATCGAAGAAACGTTAGAGGCCTTCAATACAAAACTATCTCTCGACGATGTACTAAAAAGTCTGGATAAAACTAGCTCAAAAGTGAAAGCAAATACAAGTAGCTTGTCCTCAACCTCAACACTTAGCAAGAGCAGACAATCAACACAAGTTAGAAATATGTCTACTGCATTAAACACTAATAACAGCGACAGTGATGTTGAACCACTCGCAAAGAAAGCGCCTAAACAACAATCAAAAACAACGAAGAACCTTTACTTGGACGACAGTGACGATAGCGATATGGAAGTTGCGCCTCAGCCTACTAAAGGTACAAAAGCCGCGCGTGAAAGAAAAACTACGAAAGTTGAGACTAACACAAAAACAACTGCTGGCCGGGGGCGTGGTAGAGGACGTGGGCGAGGCGCTGCGGCTGCGCCAACACGCTCTACACGTCAAGCCTTGGATGTATCGATAAACTCAACG CGTTCTTCTCTATTGGACTCATTGGCGAATGCGCGTGCAAAGCGTGGCACTAAGGGTACACAAGTCATCGATATATCCGACTCGGAGTAA
- the LOC106616857 gene encoding guanine nucleotide-binding protein subunit beta-like protein 1: MAVLPPDPVFTLRCPEMGPVNSICFHHCDRLLAGTLKGSVFLWDLQTNRSALHFEVGQKPITSLHHTDDTLITQEKGGTVTLWTMSNSGYVRERTIEGNFTAFCRTALYTPPECSGEPLLFYPCDENSIGVLHVNDDVAAPSQMLVPDDPQLPKLGSVSCFKPFESASQLFLLAGYESGHFLTWDLSSGVIIDLLQLDAEPMAIDYDPQTNRGIVGGPNEKLTAITYQRQSMQLQRANDIAIKNAGINCIRIRDDQKVFATGGWDGRVRIFSWKSLRPLAVLTEHKTSGGGGIMDIAYSEGKVSMWNARIMASAGTDGQVSLWDLYN, translated from the exons ATGGCCGTTTTGCCGCCTGATCCAGTTTTTACACTGCGCTGCCCAGAGATGGGACCGGTGAATTCCATTTGCTTTCATCACTGCGATCGTTTGTTGGCCGGCACACTTAAGGGTAGCGTTTTCTTGTGGGATTTGCAG ACAAATCGTTCCGCATTGCATTTTGAGGTTGGCCAAAAACCAATAACTAGTCTTCACCACACCGACGACACGCTGATTACGCAGGAAAAAGGTGGCACAGTTACTTTGTGGACAATGTCGAACAGTGGATATGTTCGTGAACGCACCATCGAAGGAAATTTCACTGCATTCTGTCGTACTGCGTTGTATACACCGCCTGAGTGTAGCGGTGAGCCGCTACTCTTCTATCCTTGCGATGAAAATTCGATTGGTGTGTTGCACGTGAATGACGATGTTGCTGCGCCATCACAAATGCTTGTGCCAGACGATCCACAATTGCCGAAATTGGGAAGCGTATCTTGTTTCAAACCATTTGAAAGTGCTTCACAGCTATTTCTTCTCGCCGGCTATGAATCCGGTCACTTTCTGACATGGGACTTAAGTTCAGGCGTTATTATAGATTTGTTACAGTTGGATGCTGAACCAATGGCAATCGATTACGATCCACAAACCAATCGGGGCATTGTTGGAGGACCAA ATGAAAAACTCACCGCCATTACGTATCAACGACAATCGATGCAATTGCAAAGAGCCAACGATATCGCCATAAAAAATGCCGGCATTAACTGTATACGCATACGAGATGATCAGAAAGTATTTGCGACCGGTGGTTGGGATGGCCGTGTGCGCATCTTCTCTTGGAAGAGCTTGCGTCCGCTTGCGGTGTTAACTGAACATAAAACATCCGGCGGGGGCGGCATTATGGATATTGCATATTCAGAAGGGAAAGTGTCGATGTGGAATGCGCGAATTATGGCGTCCGCAGGCACTGATGGGCAAGTTTCTCTATGGGATTTATACAACTGA